One genomic window of Actinomycetota bacterium includes the following:
- a CDS encoding shikimate dehydrogenase — protein sequence MPGLGGLDGRGDRTRLAGIIGWPVDESLSPAIHNAAFQALGLDWTYVTLPVPPRKLRRAFRKLRRTARFGGANVTMPHKEGAARLVDELTEDARLLRAVNTIALGPGGFAGHNTDAPGFTRFLEDDAGYDPAGRSALVLGAG from the coding sequence GATGGTCGCGGGGACCGCACCCGCCTGGCCGGCATCATCGGGTGGCCGGTCGATGAGAGCCTCTCGCCGGCCATCCACAACGCGGCGTTCCAGGCGCTCGGCCTGGACTGGACCTACGTCACGCTCCCGGTTCCGCCTCGGAAGCTCCGGCGGGCGTTCCGGAAGCTTCGGCGAACCGCCCGCTTCGGTGGCGCCAACGTCACCATGCCCCACAAGGAGGGCGCGGCCCGGCTGGTGGACGAGCTCACCGAGGACGCGAGGCTCCTCCGGGCGGTGAACACCATCGCCCTCGGTCCCGGGGGCTTCGCCGGACACAACACGGACGCGCCCGGGTTCACCAGGTTCCTGGAGGACGACGCCGGCTACGACCCCGCGGGACGGTCGGCCCTGGTGCTGGGGGCGGGGG